The Clostridium sporogenes region AATGTTTATATCATCTTCATCTAATATGGCTGAAATTACAGAAATTCCTTCTATACCAGTGCTTAAAACATCTTTAAAGTTAGTTTTATTTATGCCACCTATGGCTACAGAAGGGATAGATATATTGTTCTTTATTTTTGATAATCCATCAATACCAATAATTGCATCCACATCTTTCTTACTACCTGTAGGGAATATAGTTCCTATTCCTAGATAATCTGCACCATTATTTTCAGCTTCTAAGGCTTCTTTAACATTTCCAACAGATATGCCTATTATTTTATCCTTACCTAAAATTCTTCTGGCTATATTAAGGTGCATATCTTTTTGACCTAAATGAACACCATGAGCATTTATAGCTTGAGCAATATCTAATCTATCATTTATAATTATAGGAACTTTGTAATGGTCTGTTACTTCTTTTACTTCTTTAGCTACATTATAAAATTCTCTAGTAGATACGTCTTTTTCTCTAACCTGTACTATAGTTACTCCTCCGAGGATAGCGTCTTCTACAACTTTTTTTAATTCACGTCCCTTTAAAAATCTTCTGTCTGTAATTAAATAAAGTTCATAATTTAAATCCATTCTACATTACCTCTTTTCCAAATTTCTTCATCAGATAGTGTGTATATACTATCTATTAAAGCAATTCTAAAACTACCTGGTAGCTGTGCTTTTTCGTATGCTTTTTCTCCAGCAATATTCATAGATAATATGGCGGCTGTAGTAGATACTAATTTATCTTCAAAATTTGCACAGGTAGCAGCACATAGGGCACCTAGCATACAACCAGCTCCAGTTACTTTAGTTAGCATTTCTGTACCATTTTTTATTATAACACTGCTTTTTCCATCGGATACAAAATCTTTTTCACCAGTAGCAGCCACAACACAATTATATTTTTTGGCTAATTGACTGCAAGCTTCTAAAGCATTTTCACCATTATCTAAAGAATCCACACCTCTAGTTTCAGAATTCATTCCTGCTAAAAATTTAATTTCTCCTATATTTCCTTTGATAATATCTATTTTGCCAACTTCAGCTATTCTATTTATAACTTGAATTTTTCTTTTTATAGCAGGGCATCCTACAGGGTCTATAACTACAGGTACATTATTATTTTTCGCAGATATGGAAGCAAGTACCGCTGAGGTTTCTTGTTCTTTAGTTAGAGTTCCTAAATTTATATATAAGGCTGATGATATAGATGCAAATTCATAAACTTCATCATAGGCTTCACACATAGCAG contains the following coding sequences:
- the thiM gene encoding hydroxyethylthiazole kinase gives rise to the protein MKNKNVIQKMREKTPLIHCITNYVTINDCANILLSFGASPAMCEAYDEVYEFASISSALYINLGTLTKEQETSAVLASISAKNNNVPVVIDPVGCPAIKRKIQVINRIAEVGKIDIIKGNIGEIKFLAGMNSETRGVDSLDNGENALEACSQLAKKYNCVVAATGEKDFVSDGKSSVIIKNGTEMLTKVTGAGCMLGALCAATCANFEDKLVSTTAAILSMNIAGEKAYEKAQLPGSFRIALIDSIYTLSDEEIWKRGNVEWI
- the thiE gene encoding thiamine phosphate synthase, translating into MDLNYELYLITDRRFLKGRELKKVVEDAILGGVTIVQVREKDVSTREFYNVAKEVKEVTDHYKVPIIINDRLDIAQAINAHGVHLGQKDMHLNIARRILGKDKIIGISVGNVKEALEAENNGADYLGIGTIFPTGSKKDVDAIIGIDGLSKIKNNISIPSVAIGGINKTNFKDVLSTGIEGISVISAILDEDDINIAANNLLINK